A portion of the Marinobacter alexandrii genome contains these proteins:
- a CDS encoding glycosyl transferase family 90, translating into MTEKLDKLNNRKDWMSPEERVEFYLNNQKKIELNLDEFEIVKNENYWNQREMRLVSYRDFENTFTHWYCKHLVHLPKIRNLRVLPFYRTYKDLHSLMNFFHPFDRLGMDEVFKDSKYPLFYGEAGKTGHVQVIRKSRRSDDATSIIYNFRTLRLTLPCHVALKADNPWQKKADHVIWRGATTGQEQRVKLVDKYFDKYDIGFASVKQKPQLKGFKRNKVSIKDQLKYKFIISLEGNDVASNLRWILASNSVPIMKKPYWQSWIMEEKLKPNVHYLELNEDLSNLEEILSWAAINDDYCNEIAQNGKNYMSQFLVEKNDLPVQKLLLEEFTKRVSYIN; encoded by the coding sequence ATGACTGAAAAACTTGACAAACTGAATAATCGCAAAGATTGGATGTCTCCTGAAGAAAGGGTGGAGTTTTATCTGAACAATCAAAAAAAGATAGAGCTAAATCTTGATGAGTTTGAAATAGTGAAGAATGAAAACTACTGGAACCAAAGAGAAATGCGATTGGTATCGTACCGTGATTTTGAAAACACATTTACTCATTGGTATTGCAAGCATTTAGTCCATTTACCAAAAATTAGAAATCTTCGAGTATTACCATTTTATAGGACTTATAAAGATTTGCATTCGTTGATGAATTTCTTCCATCCATTTGACCGGCTAGGAATGGACGAAGTTTTCAAAGATTCTAAGTATCCTTTGTTTTATGGAGAAGCAGGGAAAACTGGTCATGTTCAAGTGATTCGGAAGTCGAGAAGAAGCGATGATGCAACAAGCATTATTTACAACTTTAGAACCTTAAGACTCACCTTGCCCTGCCATGTGGCATTAAAAGCTGATAATCCATGGCAAAAAAAAGCTGATCACGTGATCTGGCGAGGAGCGACAACAGGACAAGAACAAAGAGTAAAATTAGTTGACAAATACTTTGACAAATACGATATAGGATTCGCATCTGTAAAGCAAAAACCACAACTAAAGGGTTTTAAAAGAAACAAAGTTTCTATCAAAGATCAGCTGAAATACAAATTCATTATCAGTTTAGAAGGCAATGATGTAGCTAGCAACCTCAGATGGATCCTGGCTTCCAACTCGGTACCAATTATGAAAAAGCCTTATTGGCAATCCTGGATTATGGAAGAAAAGTTGAAGCCGAATGTTCACTACCTGGAATTGAATGAAGATTTGAGCAATCTGGAAGAAATTTTGTCATGGGCTGCTATCAATGATGATTATTGCAATGAGATTGCCCAAAATGGCAAGAATTATATGTCTCAATTCCTTGTTGAGAAAAATGATCTTCCTGTGCAAAAATTATTGTTAGAAGAGTTTACAAAAAGGGTCTCATACATAAATTAA
- a CDS encoding cyclic peptide export ABC transporter — MRKLFPLIKNRLGLFSIGTITGILAGVSTSYVISMIKDGLDNVENIDGSFIIQIITFSLVAALLGVASGYFMAKITAIVVRNLTQSLSEKILKANYEYIESNSERIVPVLTRDISVLSEFIHRFPQFIISSTTVLITLYLLFLADWQLTSFFISAFIIQVFIISATLPLVRKLARRSTKYNNFLYRDLANLVSGLKELSLSQSRRNEYISNVISSNLHNWNDSVMKSKVLYETTDKLTDLLIFVFSGLLMFLGVTILPIDFHMFKVILPTILFLIPFTVKIASYFRFRSTAIVSLNQIHQLGIDVGNQKLDSSKELTTPHVATEDILRFENLKFQYRTSKHENPITFGPLNVSFKKNNITFIIGGNGSGKTTFTKILTGLYIPTEGKIHYYDQQIEESNLISYRDLFSSYFTDSHVFEYLSHIEQGFLNDNAEDYIAMLQMEHKVSLEKNKFSTTKLSYGQKSRLGLIANMLDNKDIYVFDEWAANQDPYFKGIFYHEILPFLKKQGKTVIVISHDEKYFGIADEIIELQEGMTIANTSNK; from the coding sequence ATGAGAAAATTATTTCCGTTAATCAAAAACCGGCTTGGTCTATTTTCAATTGGGACTATCACAGGTATTCTCGCTGGAGTGTCAACTTCTTACGTCATTTCAATGATAAAAGATGGCTTGGACAATGTTGAGAATATTGACGGCTCCTTTATTATTCAGATAATTACTTTTAGTCTAGTAGCTGCCCTTCTAGGAGTAGCTTCCGGATATTTCATGGCTAAAATCACTGCTATTGTCGTACGAAATCTCACTCAGAGTCTATCAGAGAAAATACTAAAAGCAAACTATGAATATATTGAATCGAATTCTGAGCGAATTGTTCCTGTTTTAACACGTGATATTTCTGTTCTCTCAGAATTCATCCACCGCTTTCCTCAATTCATCATTTCGTCTACCACCGTTTTGATTACTCTCTATTTACTTTTTTTAGCAGACTGGCAACTAACCTCATTCTTCATTTCAGCCTTCATTATTCAGGTATTTATTATCAGTGCGACTCTACCCTTGGTTAGAAAACTTGCCCGAAGGTCTACAAAGTATAACAACTTCTTGTATAGAGACCTTGCTAACCTTGTTTCAGGGTTGAAGGAGCTTTCATTGAGCCAGTCACGTAGAAACGAATACATCTCGAATGTGATTTCTTCCAATCTTCATAATTGGAACGATTCGGTCATGAAAAGTAAAGTACTCTACGAAACCACGGATAAATTAACAGATCTATTAATATTCGTTTTCTCAGGATTACTTATGTTCTTGGGTGTGACCATCCTGCCAATAGATTTTCATATGTTCAAAGTGATCCTGCCTACTATTCTATTTTTGATCCCTTTTACCGTCAAAATTGCTAGTTACTTTAGATTTAGAAGTACAGCTATAGTTTCACTTAATCAGATACATCAATTAGGCATTGATGTAGGTAATCAAAAGCTTGATTCTTCCAAAGAGCTAACTACACCTCATGTAGCTACAGAAGACATTCTTAGATTTGAAAATTTGAAGTTTCAATACCGAACTTCTAAACATGAAAACCCGATCACTTTTGGCCCACTCAATGTTTCATTCAAAAAAAATAACATTACATTCATTATTGGCGGAAATGGGAGTGGTAAAACCACATTTACCAAAATTCTGACTGGATTATACATCCCTACAGAAGGAAAAATTCATTATTATGATCAGCAAATTGAAGAATCTAACCTGATTAGCTATCGAGACCTATTTTCATCTTACTTTACTGATTCCCATGTTTTTGAGTACCTCTCACACATTGAACAAGGCTTTTTAAACGATAATGCTGAAGATTACATTGCCATGCTTCAAATGGAACATAAGGTCTCTTTAGAAAAGAACAAATTCAGCACTACCAAACTGTCGTATGGTCAAAAGTCAAGACTAGGACTAATAGCTAACATGCTTGACAATAAGGATATATATGTTTTTGACGAATGGGCGGCCAATCAAGACCCTTATTTCAAGGGAATCTTCTATCATGAAATTTTGCCCTTTCTAAAGAAGCAAGGAAAGACTGTGATTGTTATTTCACATGATGAAAAGTATTTTGGTATTGCAGATGAAATCATAGAGCTACAAGAAGGAATGACCATTGCGAATACAAGTAATAAATAA
- a CDS encoding glycosyltransferase family 2 protein, producing MSVPKVTIVVPVYNVSKYLSKCLDSLINQTLKEIEIVLINDASPDPEDDRICKEYVSKDQRIKYIVHDKNKGLGGARNTGIANTSSNYIGFVDSDDWVELNMFEKLYDAIQKEDADVSQCFFTEHIGTQSKTRRLKKFRKQDDFLNATNVLAWNKLFKKTLFTENKIFFPEHHSLEDIATIPRLMYFVDSMAQVKESLYNYMVTREGAITANYERIFSDHSVVFNLIKKFMIDKEVWNSHRMFFERRLIRSLLHDVSRLLKDTVIEEKKKKDMITNGLEKSTNLLRYPHKIIQSSLRETKKSLERYKRILIIKQLVRF from the coding sequence ATGAGCGTACCTAAAGTAACTATTGTTGTTCCTGTATATAATGTGTCAAAGTACCTCTCAAAGTGCCTTGACTCATTGATCAATCAAACCTTAAAAGAAATTGAAATAGTCCTCATTAATGACGCATCACCTGATCCAGAAGATGATCGAATTTGCAAGGAGTATGTATCAAAAGATCAAAGGATAAAATACATCGTTCATGATAAAAACAAAGGTCTGGGGGGAGCCCGAAATACAGGAATAGCCAATACATCTTCAAACTATATTGGCTTTGTAGATAGTGACGACTGGGTTGAACTAAATATGTTTGAAAAACTCTATGATGCCATTCAAAAGGAAGACGCTGATGTAAGTCAATGCTTTTTTACCGAACATATTGGAACCCAGTCAAAGACTCGAAGACTTAAAAAATTTAGAAAACAAGATGATTTTTTAAACGCAACGAATGTATTAGCCTGGAATAAATTATTCAAAAAAACACTTTTCACTGAAAATAAGATTTTTTTCCCAGAGCACCATTCTTTAGAAGATATAGCCACAATTCCTAGACTTATGTACTTTGTAGATTCAATGGCTCAAGTAAAAGAATCTCTTTACAATTATATGGTAACCCGTGAAGGTGCCATCACAGCTAACTATGAACGAATCTTCTCCGATCATTCTGTAGTTTTCAATTTAATAAAGAAGTTTATGATTGATAAGGAAGTTTGGAATTCGCATCGCATGTTCTTCGAAAGAAGATTAATAAGAAGTCTTTTGCATGATGTTTCAAGACTTTTAAAGGATACCGTCATAGAAGAGAAAAAGAAAAAAGATATGATTACAAATGGGCTTGAAAAGTCAACTAATCTTTTGAGGTATCCACATAAAATCATACAATCATCTCTCAGAGAGACCAAAAAAAGTCTAGAGCGTTACAAAAGGATATTAATCATCAAACAGCTCGTTCGTTTTTAA
- a CDS encoding capsule assembly Wzi family protein — protein MKKTFHILIYISMPLFSIAQVLYPESEHLDYQRILEIKNPSIESRLNIFPSIISPYDTDSIDWDIWQQNSTKTLDEKVSLLPLRWSNHFNSEYARGYNDGALWKGKGLTSSLQGGIQGKIGMLEYTLAPIVFYSQNADFQLAPQSGGNSIYNYQFRNARIDYVQRYGDDSFTRFNPGQSEVRLVHKSVTLGISTQNLTWGPGQQNALIMSNNASGLPHIDFGTHKPIKTKIGRFEGKIYYGVLESSSYFSLSENFGNRFWTGMSLGYNPSFLPELTLGFNRAFYKNANEFKPVDLLVLLGKFDDTDGDPAVNDEFDQIGSVTMRWLFKEAGFEMYAEYGKNDFGGKFWGTAPEHARAYILGFSKYVDVKENNVLKLTYEHTSLDKPKNSIFRGYNSWYSHQIVRAGYTIDGQIIGGGIGTGSVSDLFAANYFMPKGRLLMRAQRIRFDDDYFFDVIQDEFNHDHEWTFEAKYSQFVGSYLIGVDLGFSFRQNQYFIINNDKNNVFFGLNFTKSFNR, from the coding sequence ATGAAAAAAACATTTCATATTCTCATATACATTTCAATGCCTCTCTTTTCTATCGCTCAAGTTCTCTATCCGGAAAGTGAGCATTTAGATTACCAGAGAATATTAGAAATTAAAAATCCATCAATTGAAAGCAGACTAAATATCTTTCCTTCAATCATCTCTCCTTATGACACAGACTCAATAGATTGGGATATCTGGCAACAAAATTCCACGAAGACTCTAGATGAAAAAGTCAGTCTTTTACCTCTTAGATGGTCTAATCATTTCAATAGTGAGTATGCACGCGGATACAATGATGGCGCTTTATGGAAGGGTAAAGGCCTAACTTCATCACTGCAGGGTGGAATTCAAGGAAAAATAGGTATGCTCGAATATACCTTGGCTCCAATCGTTTTCTATTCTCAAAATGCCGATTTTCAATTAGCCCCGCAATCAGGCGGTAATAGTATTTATAACTATCAGTTTAGAAATGCTCGAATCGATTATGTTCAAAGATATGGAGATGACTCCTTTACAAGGTTTAATCCCGGTCAATCAGAAGTTAGACTAGTTCACAAGTCTGTAACTCTTGGCATCTCTACTCAAAATTTGACATGGGGGCCAGGACAACAAAATGCGTTGATCATGAGCAATAATGCTTCAGGTTTGCCACACATAGACTTTGGGACACATAAACCCATTAAAACCAAGATTGGAAGATTTGAAGGAAAGATTTATTATGGTGTATTAGAATCTTCTAGCTATTTCAGCTTAAGTGAGAATTTTGGCAACCGTTTCTGGACAGGGATGTCTTTAGGGTATAACCCTAGCTTCTTACCTGAGTTAACATTAGGATTTAATAGAGCTTTTTATAAGAATGCCAATGAATTTAAACCAGTGGACCTACTTGTACTTCTAGGCAAATTTGATGATACAGACGGTGATCCAGCAGTAAACGACGAGTTTGATCAAATTGGATCAGTTACCATGAGATGGCTTTTCAAAGAGGCTGGCTTTGAAATGTATGCAGAATATGGAAAAAATGATTTCGGAGGAAAGTTTTGGGGAACGGCACCAGAGCATGCCAGAGCTTACATCTTGGGATTCAGTAAGTATGTAGACGTCAAAGAAAATAACGTTTTGAAACTCACTTATGAACATACTTCTTTGGATAAGCCAAAAAATTCAATCTTTCGTGGCTATAATTCATGGTATTCGCATCAGATAGTTCGCGCTGGATATACAATAGACGGACAGATAATAGGTGGTGGAATTGGAACAGGATCAGTAAGTGATCTATTCGCAGCGAATTACTTCATGCCAAAGGGGAGGTTGCTAATGAGAGCTCAAAGAATACGATTTGATGATGATTACTTCTTTGATGTAATTCAAGATGAATTTAATCATGATCATGAGTGGACTTTTGAAGCAAAATATTCTCAATTCGTAGGTTCCTACCTAATTGGTGTTGATTTAGGGTTCAGTTTTAGACAAAATCAATACTTCATTATCAATAATGATAAAAACAATGTATTCTTTGGGCTAAACTTCACTAAAAGCTTCAATCGATAA
- a CDS encoding NAD-dependent epimerase/dehydratase family protein, whose product MKKKVLITGCAGFIGFHTVKSLVENDNYDVIGIDNINDYYPMTLKFERLMALGIHPDFIRYSQNTSSNIHDNFHFVRIDITDEKSINSLFAKNEFNYVIHLAAQAGVRYSIDNPNAYIQSNVVGFNNILEACRSFTVEHLVYASSSSVYGLNKEQPFSTHHKTDEPISLYASTKKSNELMAHTYSHLFQIPTTGLRFFTVYGPWGRPDMAPMLFAKAITSGESIKIFNNGKMERDFTYVSDIVNGICQVTKTIPKINEKGVQYKLYNIGNSSPVQLMEFINILSEELGIEPKKEFLPLQEGDVVSTYADISDLQKEVGYQPKVSIKEGIREFVTWYKNFYKLQS is encoded by the coding sequence ATGAAAAAGAAAGTATTGATCACTGGTTGTGCTGGTTTTATTGGTTTTCATACGGTAAAATCCTTAGTCGAAAATGATAATTATGATGTTATTGGTATTGATAATATCAATGATTATTACCCGATGACGCTCAAATTTGAACGATTGATGGCTTTAGGTATTCACCCAGACTTTATTAGATATAGCCAAAATACTTCTAGTAATATTCATGACAACTTTCATTTTGTCAGAATTGATATTACAGATGAAAAATCCATCAACTCACTGTTTGCAAAAAATGAATTCAACTATGTTATTCACCTGGCTGCTCAGGCTGGAGTCCGCTATAGTATAGATAATCCAAATGCTTACATTCAATCAAACGTAGTTGGATTCAATAATATACTAGAAGCATGTCGCTCATTTACTGTGGAGCATCTTGTGTATGCCAGCAGCTCAAGCGTATATGGACTTAACAAAGAACAGCCATTCTCTACTCATCATAAAACTGATGAGCCTATTAGCTTGTATGCCAGCACCAAAAAAAGCAATGAGTTAATGGCTCATACGTATAGTCATCTATTCCAAATACCTACAACTGGGTTACGCTTCTTTACAGTATATGGTCCATGGGGGCGTCCAGATATGGCTCCAATGCTTTTTGCCAAAGCAATAACAAGTGGTGAATCCATTAAAATTTTCAATAATGGGAAAATGGAAAGGGATTTTACCTATGTTTCTGACATTGTAAACGGTATATGTCAGGTAACGAAAACCATTCCAAAAATCAATGAAAAAGGAGTGCAATACAAGTTGTATAACATCGGTAATAGCAGTCCAGTCCAACTTATGGAATTCATTAATATTTTAAGCGAGGAACTAGGAATAGAACCTAAAAAAGAATTTCTACCACTTCAGGAAGGAGATGTGGTAAGCACCTATGCGGACATTTCAGATCTTCAAAAAGAAGTAGGATATCAACCTAAAGTTTCGATCAAAGAAGGAATACGAGAGTTTGTAACTTGGTACAAGAATTTCTACAAACTTCAATCATGA
- a CDS encoding glycosyltransferase, whose translation MITVLDCNNFWSPSGGGVRRYHLEKIEYFKYQEHIKYVFVMHDSKTYSEQIGPNAFIEHIKVPKVLGNWEYRYLFKRGPLEPIILKHRPDLIEVGSPYIMPSIVHSIVKRNHLKTKVFGFWHADFPVTYVGRSLKNSFLNLQKIGENLAWRFARKNYNRMDGVLVASKTIMDRMDMNGIKNLYYSPLGVDHLLFHPDKRDQNLVQSLQDENPNRLILFFSHRFSKEKGLHILIEAYDIVVKKIEIEPAIVFVGTGPYEHLVKKAVVKHRHAHFKGFIKDKEEMARYYASADLGFALSEWETFGLSLLEALSCGLPLISAGKGAAPEHIEKSGVGITLAEITPLTLAEAIIDFSKKKKKDWNTQTRQYAESLSWKKCFDRQLSIYKNAILD comes from the coding sequence ATGATTACTGTTCTTGACTGCAATAATTTTTGGAGTCCTTCAGGCGGTGGAGTTCGTAGATATCACTTAGAAAAAATTGAGTATTTCAAATACCAGGAACATATAAAATATGTATTTGTTATGCATGATAGCAAAACATATAGCGAGCAGATAGGACCAAATGCCTTCATCGAGCATATCAAAGTACCAAAGGTTTTAGGAAACTGGGAATATCGTTACTTATTCAAAAGAGGCCCTCTAGAGCCTATTATATTAAAACATCGACCAGACCTTATTGAAGTTGGCTCACCTTATATCATGCCTTCAATTGTTCATTCAATTGTGAAACGCAATCACCTTAAAACGAAAGTCTTTGGCTTTTGGCATGCAGACTTTCCTGTTACCTATGTAGGTAGATCATTGAAAAACAGTTTTTTAAATCTTCAAAAAATTGGAGAAAATCTAGCATGGAGGTTTGCTAGAAAAAACTACAACCGAATGGATGGTGTGCTAGTAGCCAGTAAGACTATCATGGATCGAATGGATATGAATGGAATTAAAAATTTATACTATTCGCCACTTGGTGTAGATCACCTACTCTTTCATCCGGATAAAAGGGATCAGAATCTTGTTCAAAGCCTCCAAGACGAGAATCCTAATCGCCTAATTTTATTTTTCTCGCATAGGTTTTCCAAAGAGAAGGGGCTTCATATTTTGATAGAGGCCTACGACATTGTGGTAAAAAAAATAGAAATAGAACCAGCAATCGTTTTTGTTGGAACTGGACCTTATGAACATTTAGTCAAGAAAGCTGTCGTAAAGCATAGACATGCCCATTTCAAAGGGTTTATTAAAGATAAGGAAGAAATGGCTAGATACTATGCAAGCGCTGACTTAGGGTTTGCACTTAGTGAATGGGAAACTTTCGGACTTTCTCTGCTAGAAGCGCTAAGCTGTGGGCTTCCACTTATTAGTGCTGGAAAAGGAGCAGCGCCTGAACATATAGAAAAATCAGGAGTCGGAATAACTTTAGCAGAAATCACACCGTTAACTTTAGCAGAAGCAATTATAGATTTTTCCAAGAAGAAGAAAAAAGACTGGAACACTCAAACAAGACAATATGCAGAATCACTATCATGGAAGAAATGCTTTGATCGACAATTGAGTATATATAAAAATGCAATTCTGGATTAA
- a CDS encoding glycosyltransferase family 1 protein → MSTQKTKIALFADVLEENFDGVSITLHKILRNAPKDRFDFLVITPHPPKDLKSIPYPVFVVKSLKFPFQKGYKLGIPNKSLKRKLDKFQPDLLHFTSPSLLGRFAIKYAKAKEIPVISIYHTHFPAYIKYYIGKLGDIMVGRFIKKVMMWHYRSINLTLVPTKPIRKDLVKLGMPKNKMKIWGRAIEPGSFNPNYRDESFFDLEIPRENKKVLFVSRLIKEKDMPAIVKIYQKLRKTDIKINLIVTGDGPKRQWLKNRMPDALFTGKKTGIELAKIYASSDVFLFPSSSETFGNVVIEAMASGLPIVSADAGGPSELIINKKTGFLVKTGKSKQFVKRIIQLLKNPTLHESMSKAARESIESRSIESLHDQLWNIYESTISRCKTEKIIDSRYKPAVPRITSIEKPAVNRLNTTHISDQ, encoded by the coding sequence ATGAGTACGCAGAAAACTAAAATTGCCTTATTTGCGGATGTTCTTGAAGAGAATTTTGATGGAGTGAGTATAACTCTTCATAAAATTTTAAGGAATGCCCCCAAAGACAGGTTTGATTTTCTGGTAATCACACCTCATCCGCCTAAGGACTTGAAGTCTATTCCTTATCCGGTTTTTGTTGTAAAATCGTTGAAATTCCCCTTTCAAAAAGGGTATAAACTAGGAATTCCAAATAAGTCTCTAAAGAGAAAATTAGATAAATTCCAACCTGACTTACTTCACTTCACATCTCCATCCCTTCTAGGCAGATTTGCAATAAAATACGCAAAAGCAAAAGAAATTCCTGTCATAAGTATCTATCATACACACTTTCCTGCGTACATCAAATATTATATAGGTAAGCTTGGCGATATCATGGTTGGCCGCTTTATTAAAAAGGTTATGATGTGGCATTATCGCAGCATAAATCTCACATTAGTACCCACAAAACCTATAAGAAAGGATTTAGTGAAGCTAGGAATGCCAAAAAATAAAATGAAAATCTGGGGAAGAGCTATCGAACCTGGTAGTTTCAATCCTAATTATAGAGATGAATCTTTTTTTGATTTAGAGATACCCAGAGAAAATAAAAAAGTCCTTTTCGTCAGTAGACTGATTAAAGAAAAAGATATGCCTGCGATAGTTAAAATCTATCAAAAACTCAGGAAAACAGATATTAAAATCAATCTAATTGTAACAGGTGATGGTCCCAAAAGACAGTGGCTCAAAAATCGAATGCCTGATGCTTTATTTACCGGTAAGAAAACTGGAATAGAACTAGCAAAAATTTATGCATCAAGTGACGTGTTTCTATTTCCTTCTTCTTCTGAGACGTTTGGTAATGTAGTAATAGAAGCGATGGCTTCTGGATTGCCTATAGTATCTGCAGATGCTGGTGGCCCTTCTGAACTTATCATAAACAAAAAGACTGGATTTTTAGTCAAGACAGGAAAATCAAAACAATTCGTAAAGCGGATAATCCAATTGCTAAAAAATCCAACACTGCATGAGAGCATGAGTAAAGCGGCGAGGGAATCAATTGAGTCTCGATCAATTGAGAGCCTCCATGATCAGCTATGGAATATTTATGAAAGTACAATCTCGAGATGTAAAACTGAAAAAATCATTGATTCTCGTTACAAACCTGCTGTACCAAGAATAACTTCTATAGAAAAACCTGCTGTAAATCGATTAAACACTACACATATTTCTGATCAATAA
- a CDS encoding LicD family protein, translated as MSQYIKRIANVILFALPGQYRKRKLQILEDMFRKSVSVLKESGEPYWLDFGTLLGYHRTGGIIPHDIDIDVAMMESSYEAVRNLKGKMPSGLRFYDTSINHEGPKIYFSYKGYDFDIFFYEEEEDTIRTFVEADYPNERQHIPRKLVFPLKKDAFLGEEVTVPFDTKGYLELMYGYLGTGGWRDQKTGLWHASKK; from the coding sequence ATGAGCCAATACATCAAACGGATTGCAAATGTAATTTTATTCGCATTGCCCGGTCAATATCGAAAACGAAAGCTTCAAATTTTAGAAGATATGTTTCGGAAGTCCGTGTCTGTGCTCAAAGAATCAGGTGAACCCTATTGGCTAGATTTTGGTACGTTATTAGGTTATCATCGTACTGGAGGAATCATTCCTCATGACATAGATATAGATGTAGCGATGATGGAAAGCTCTTATGAAGCTGTCAGAAATCTAAAAGGTAAAATGCCTTCAGGATTAAGGTTTTATGACACTTCGATAAATCATGAAGGTCCAAAAATCTATTTTTCGTACAAAGGATATGATTTTGATATCTTCTTTTATGAAGAAGAAGAAGACACTATTCGAACGTTTGTAGAAGCGGACTACCCAAATGAGCGACAGCACATACCTAGAAAACTTGTTTTCCCACTAAAGAAGGATGCGTTTTTAGGTGAAGAAGTAACTGTTCCATTTGATACAAAAGGGTATTTGGAACTCATGTATGGATATCTTGGTACTGGTGGCTGGCGTGATCAAAAAACAGGTCTTTGGCATGCGTCAAAAAAATGA
- a CDS encoding Stealth CR1 domain-containing protein, with translation MEQKKVNQSTIQSLDQKDLQKPIDLVYTWVDGDDLTYRKLVNKYSEKPIDLNPERTRDIYEMIKYSLRSVEKYAPWINHIYIFTCRPQRPNWLKSDHPKISVIHHDEVFDPEDVPTFNYNLIESYIHKIPGLSDDFIYLNDDFLFGSNVSPQDFYSKDGKVLMHGTLFGENFGWRVYNKKNDIIGLGLIEHSPILIRKEWWQGMQDARPELIKEIKSHKFREGTDVMTYKLYRWYSLKFQSANSKAIKLPELLKSHTFHKITNNFKRQQRAFNWLEKKSPKFFCLNDDQGDRPNPEVVELVQNFLDEQHPEKSSFEK, from the coding sequence ATGGAACAAAAAAAGGTAAATCAATCAACTATTCAATCATTGGATCAAAAAGACCTACAAAAGCCGATCGATTTAGTCTACACTTGGGTGGATGGAGATGACCTGACATATAGGAAATTAGTCAACAAATACTCTGAAAAGCCAATTGACTTAAACCCTGAGCGTACACGAGATATTTATGAGATGATTAAGTACAGCTTACGATCGGTTGAGAAGTATGCTCCATGGATCAATCACATTTATATTTTTACTTGCCGTCCTCAAAGACCCAATTGGTTGAAATCTGATCATCCAAAAATTTCTGTCATTCATCATGACGAAGTGTTTGATCCCGAAGACGTTCCCACATTCAACTACAATTTAATAGAAAGTTATATTCACAAGATCCCGGGCTTATCTGATGATTTCATTTACCTAAACGATGATTTTCTTTTTGGTAGCAATGTATCCCCTCAAGATTTTTATAGCAAGGATGGCAAGGTATTAATGCATGGAACTTTGTTTGGTGAAAACTTTGGATGGCGAGTCTACAACAAAAAAAATGATATTATCGGGCTGGGGTTGATTGAACATTCTCCGATATTGATCAGAAAAGAATGGTGGCAAGGCATGCAAGATGCTCGTCCTGAATTAATCAAGGAGATTAAATCCCACAAATTCAGAGAGGGAACGGATGTGATGACTTACAAATTATACCGTTGGTATAGCTTAAAATTTCAATCTGCAAATTCTAAGGCAATAAAACTTCCTGAGCTTTTGAAAAGCCATACTTTTCATAAAATCACGAACAATTTCAAAAGACAGCAAAGAGCTTTTAATTGGCTCGAGAAGAAATCGCCTAAGTTCTTTTGTTTGAATGATGATCAAGGAGATCGTCCTAATCCCGAAGTTGTAGAGTTGGTTCAGAATTTTTTAGATGAACAGCATCCTGAAAAATCAAGTTTCGAAAAATAG